The following proteins are co-located in the Tripterygium wilfordii isolate XIE 37 chromosome 2, ASM1340144v1, whole genome shotgun sequence genome:
- the LOC119981757 gene encoding UDP-glycosyltransferase 71K1-like, translating into MKSELIFVPVPGPTHLVSTIEFAKLLLDRDDQICITILLMKVSLEDISTSLTDSNPRIQLVRLPQLEPPPADLLRKSFEAYFTTFVESHVELVRTIVSEIVSSRSESDSVRVVGLVVDFFCVSMIDVAKELDLPSYIFLTTNAGFLSLMLYLPTRHSENSSEFHDSDPELLISGFVNPVPPRVLLEAVHNKDGGYAAFVKLAQKFKEAKGIIVNTFTELEPTMLNSFSASGTGTPSVYPVGPIVQTKGIPNSDLDRVQCEKMMKWLDGQPDSSVVFLCFGSIGGFGAPQVKELALGLENSGLRFLWSLRLPRPLNEEPGSGPYTKPEEMLPDGFLDRIEGKGLILSGWVPQMAVLSHKAVGGFVSHCGWNSISESLWCGVPIATWPLYAEQKLNAFIMVKELGLAVELRGNRDLVMADEVERAVRCLMDGDNEVREKVRRMSEMAKNAVMEGGSSFNSLGLLIKDMTSCV; encoded by the coding sequence ATGAAGTCTGAGCTCATTTTCGTGCCTGTCCCTGGGCCTACTCACCTGGTGTCCACCATTGAATTCGCAAAGCTTCTCCTAGATCGCGATGACCAAATATGCATAACCATCCTCTTAATGAAGGTCTCCCTTGAGGATATCAGCACATCACTCACCGACTCAAATCCTCGCATCCAACTCGTTAGGCTTCCTCAACTAGAACCTCCTCCAGCAGATCTTTTGAGAAAGTCCTTTGAAGCCTATTTTACGACCTTTGTAGAGAGTCACGTAGAACTTGTCCGGACCATCGTCTCAGAGATTGTTTCTTCCCGATCTGAGTCCGACTCTGTCCGAGTCGTTGGGTTGGTGGTCGATTTCTTCTGTGTGTCAATGATCGATGTCGCCAAAGAACTGGATCTTCCTTCTTATATTTTCTTGACCACAAATGCGGGATTCTTGAGTCTCATGCTGTATTTACCAACTCGTCACAGCGAGAACAGCTCCGAGTTTCATGACTCGGATCCGGAGTTACTGATCTCCGGGTTTGTCAACCCGGTTCCCCCGCGAGTTCTACTTGAAGCTGTGCACAACAAGGACGGTGGTTATGCTGCTTTCGTTAAGCTTGCTCAGAAGTTCAAGGAAGCCAAGGGTATAATAGTAAATACATTTACCGAGCTCGAGCCAACTATGCTCAACTCATTTTCCGCTAGTGGAACCGGAACCCCATCTGTCTACCCGGTCGGACCGATTGTTCAAACCAAGGGAATTCCTAACTCTGATTTGGATCGGGTTCAGTGTGAGAAGATGATGAAATGGCTCGATGGTCAGCCTGATTCTTCGGTAGTGTTCCTCTGTTTTGGTAGTATAGGTGGGTTTGGTGCACCCCAAGTGAAGGAATTGGCGCTTGGGCTTGAGAATAGTGGGCTCAGATTTTTATGGTCCTTGAGATTGCCTAGGCCCCTTAATGAAGAGCCAGGGTCAGGTCCTTACACCAAGCCGGAGGAGATGTTGCCGGATGGATTCTTGGACCGGATCGAAGGAAAAGGATTGATATTATCCGGTTGGGTTCCGCAGATGGCGGTCCTGAGCCACAAGGCAGTGGGTGGTTTCGTGTCCCATTGTGGGTGGAACTCAATTTCGGAGAGCTTGTGGTGTGGTGTACCTATAGCCACGTGGCCTCTATATGCAGAGCAAAAGCTTAATGCGTTTATAATGGTGAAAGAGTTGGGATTAGCAGTGGAGTTGAGGGGAAATCGTGATCTGGTGATGGCAGATGAGGTTGAGAGAGCCGTCAGATGCTTGATGGATGGTGATAACGAGGTGAGGGAAAAGGTGAGGAGAATGAGTGAGATGGCCAAGAATGCTGTGATGGAGGGTGGATCATCCTTCAATTCACTAGGACTACTAATTAAGGACATGACAAGCTGCGTTTAA
- the LOC120008714 gene encoding receptor kinase-like protein Xa21, translating into MLNTCSIVFCLFLLGREKVGKKASATLLQIEEHFPMISYAELRHATNDISPSYLIGEGSYGSVNKGILDGEDGMIQSKMGSCSLSLAWPFSSNFEGEFFSSCDVLVTEAAWFA; encoded by the exons ATGCTCAATACTTGCAGCattgttttctgtttgtttttgctTGGAAGAGAAAAAGTTGGAAAGAAAGCTTCTGCAACGCTTCTACAAATCGAAGAACATTTTCCAATGATTTCATATGCAGAATTAAGACATGCTACCAATGATATTTCACCATCTTATCTGATTGGTGAGGGAAGTTATGGCTCTGTAAATAAAGGAATTCTGGATGGTGAAGATGGAATG ATCCAATCCAAGATGGGTTCTTGCAGTCTCTCCCTTGCATGGCCTTTTTCATCCAATTTTGAAGGAGAATTTTTCAGCAGTTGTGATGTTTTGGTGACTGAAGCTGCTTGGTTTGCTTGA
- the LOC120007111 gene encoding pleckstrin homology domain-containing protein 1, with translation METLWRAATGQEPNPEDYKGIEFWSNPERSGWLTKQGDYIKTWRRRWFVLKQSKLVWFKDSDVTRGSAPRGVIEVGKCLTVKGAEDIVNKPFAFELSTNHDTMYFIADTEKEKEEWINSIGRSIVQHSRSVTESEVVDYDSRRG, from the coding sequence TAACCCGGAAGACTACAAGGGCATCGAGTTCTGGTCCAACCCGGAGCGATCCGGGTGGCTTACCAAGCAAGGAGACTACATCAAGACTTGGCGACGCCGCTGGTTCGTCTTGAAACAAAGCAAGCTCGTCTGGTTCAAGGACTCAGATGTCACTCGCGGCTCCGCTCCACGTGGCGTGATCGAAGTGGGAAAATGCCTAACCGTCAAGGGTGCTGAGGATATCGTGAACAAACCTTTCGCCTTTGAATTATCTACCAATCATGACACGATGTACTTCATTGCGGATacagagaaggagaaggaggagtGGATCAACTCGATTGGTCGATCGATCGTGCAGCACTCGAGGTCAGTGACCGAATCTGAGGTTGTTGATTACGATAGCAGAAGAGGATGA